The genomic segment GCCAGACCCATGTAATAGTCCCATGATTTATTCACAATATAGGGAAAGCGTCCGGGACTCACCACAGACCCTGTAACATACACGTAGTACTGGGTAAAGGGGATGATCACCATATCCCGGTCACTTAAAACGAGATCAAGATCCCGGTTTCCTGTCAGAAGCAGTTCTTCCACATTCACATCCACGGAATCTCCGGTTTCAGATCTGATCACACTCACATGTTCCAGATCGGATACCTTTGTGAACTGAGCCTGCACCTTGCGCATCACCGAGGAAAGCAGTTCTCCCTCGGTGATATTCACAATAACCCTGGAGGAAACAGAGGTTCCCTCTTCGCTGGTGCCGATGGCTCCCTGGAGGGTGACAATGGGCCTGTAGTCGGTCCAGCGGGGAATGGTGATGCTGTCCATATCCATCAGGGGAAGGTCCTCGGGATCATCCGAGAGATTCAGGTAGAAGGTGCTGCCCTGACCCTCTGTGCTGCCCAGTATCCGGCTGATCTGAATCTGGCTCTGATCGGCGGTACTCGTGAATCCGTCCCCCAGGATTTCAATCACATCCAGGAGATTTTCATCCTCTTTGAGCTGGTAGCTTCCCGGCCTTTTCACATCGCCCCTTAAAATAATCTGACGCTCATAGGGGCGCAGGATAATCGTATCGCCGTAGGCCAGGTAGGGGTTCTGTGTCACATCTCCCGTGCGGCGGCCCATAAAGAGGTCGACGATCCGGCTGGAGCCACCCTTGGAGATGATTTCCACATCTCTGTAGGAGGTATAGCTGGTCTTGACGGCATCCACGATGGACGAGAGGCGTTCAAAGCTCCAGGCGGGCACCTCCTGGGCTATCTGAACTTCTCCCTTGACCAGAACCTCAAAGACTCCGGAACTGCTGATGGTCATCACCGGCACGGAACCAGGGAACAAGTCATTCACCAGCTGCTCCACCTGACCCCTCAATTCATAATAGGTCATTCCTTCGGTTTGAAATTTTCCAAATCCCGGAACCTGGGCCAGATAGTTCTTGTCCACCGTTAATTGTACACTAAAAGCGCTGCCGCTGAGGGAATAACTGACCGAGTAGACATCCCCGGGGGTGACCGGGTAGCCGGGGCTCACCGACGCCTTGCCGGTCCGCTCACTCGCCGAACCCGTCAGGGCCCAGAGGGATGAGATTGAAAGCAGACAAATCATTACTGTACATACTGTTCTTTTAATCATAGGGTCTTACACTTCTCCACGGAGTTTTTTCATGCGCTGGGGGTCCTGTTTCAGATTCTGCCAGAACTCAAGGAGGAAGGCTCCAAAGAGGCTGAGGAAAAAGGCGGCCATGGTGACGATGATGCAGAGCTTGCCCCGGCTGGGGCCCGACTTCATTTCTGGAATTTCCGCCTTCTCTATCACCTGAAAGGTGGGGCCGGTGCCCCGATCGGTCAGTTTGGTGACCTCGTACTGTTCCAGCAGACTCTTATAAATAGTGGCCTGAACCTCGATTTCTCTCTTGATCCGCTCATCCTCTATATAGAGACCGCTCATTTCCTGCATGGAGGGCAGGCCGTACTTGCCCTCTTCTTCCAATGTCTTCAGGGACGCTTCGAGAGCTCTTTTTGAGCGCAATTTATCAGAAATAATGGGGTTATCCATGCCCGCACGGGTGGTCATGGCCTCAACTTCCGCATCCAGGGTGATCATCGCTGTCTTGAGGCCCATCACCTGGGTGGTAAAGGCTTCGATCATGACCGAGGCGTCGAGGATGCCGTACTTCTTCTGAAAAGCCACATACCTGTCTTCCAGGGCGGCAATCTGCACTTCCACATCCACCAGCTTCTGTTCCAGCAGCTCTTTCTGACTCTTGTTGGAGATGCTGTCAATCTTGTCAAACTCTGTTTCCAGCAGCTTTACAGTTCTATTCACTATGGCCGTGGCCAGATCCCGGTCAATGTCTTCATAACCGATTTCGAGAGTGCCTGTTGCCTCATCCGGTTCGAGAGTCAATTTTTCA from the Oceanispirochaeta sp. genome contains:
- a CDS encoding SLBB domain-containing protein, with the protein product MIKRTVCTVMICLLSISSLWALTGSASERTGKASVSPGYPVTPGDVYSVSYSLSGSAFSVQLTVDKNYLAQVPGFGKFQTEGMTYYELRGQVEQLVNDLFPGSVPVMTISSSGVFEVLVKGEVQIAQEVPAWSFERLSSIVDAVKTSYTSYRDVEIISKGGSSRIVDLFMGRRTGDVTQNPYLAYGDTIILRPYERQIILRGDVKRPGSYQLKEDENLLDVIEILGDGFTSTADQSQIQISRILGSTEGQGSTFYLNLSDDPEDLPLMDMDSITIPRWTDYRPIVTLQGAIGTSEEGTSVSSRVIVNITEGELLSSVMRKVQAQFTKVSDLEHVSVIRSETGDSVDVNVEELLLTGNRDLDLVLSDRDMVIIPFTQYYVYVTGSVVSPGRFPYIVNKSWDYYMGLAGGFDIDSHSGSRVRITDVYGDKHKQKERIIQPEDVIFAPRNNPIFWIGKYGGDIAILTASLTSLIILTNYMGTLNSNNYTPIPTP